From the Clostridium cagae genome, the window TTAAATAAATATTAAAAATGATATTATAATTTTTTTGAGAGGGTGATAATAATGAAAATAAAAGAATTAATAGGAAAAGTATTAATGGGATTAACAAAACATATGTTAATAGCTAATCCAGCTTCAACTGCGACAGTTGGGGTAGAAGATATGCCTGAATCAATGAAAAAAATGAGATAAAAGCTCTAAGAAGTAGGGGGAGCGTAATTTGGTTATAAACTTAGTAGACACATTAAATTCTATTTTGCAAGCTATTTTTTTTGTTTATGTAATAGATTATTGTATTGAAGATAATTATAAAAAAAATATTGTAGAAAAAGTTGGAGCAACTATAAGTATATTTTTAATAATGTATATTTTTAATTACTTGTTTGGAAATTTGTCAATTTGTATTTTTATAGTACATGCATTAGAAATAATCATTATTAATTGTATATTATACAGAAAAAAGTTTTATGAGTCACTAATTATGTATACAATAATTTATTTTTTTATAACACTTACTGTGAATATATTTGGAAATTTATTTTTTGGATTTTTAAAAAGATTATCTGTATTTAGATATGAAGAAATTTTAATGGTTTGTGTAATATATATTCCTAATTTTATAATGGGATTCTTTATTTTAAAGTATAAAGCAAAAATAAAAAATATATATAATCAGATAGTATCAATCAAGCCTACAATTACAACTTTAATTTTAATAAACTTTTCTATGGATTTTATATTGGCTTTTTATTTAATTTTTTATAAAAATGAATCTGAATTGTTAAGAAACTTATTAAGCATAAGTTTATTGTTATTTTTGGGTATAATAATTACTTACTTTATTAATATAGAGATTAAGTCACATAAAATATTAGATTTAAATAAGAATTTATATGAAAGAAAGCTTGAACTTACAATAGTTCAAGATAATTATGCAAAAGAAATTACATATATGTATGATCTGTATT encodes:
- a CDS encoding ATP-binding protein, whose translation is MVINLVDTLNSILQAIFFVYVIDYCIEDNYKKNIVEKVGATISIFLIMYIFNYLFGNLSICIFIVHALEIIIINCILYRKKFYESLIMYTIIYFFITLTVNIFGNLFFGFLKRLSVFRYEEILMVCVIYIPNFIMGFFILKYKAKIKNIYNQIVSIKPTITTLILINFSMDFILAFYLIFYKNESELLRNLLSISLLLFLGIIITYFINIEIKSHKILDLNKNLYERKLELTIVQDNYAKEITYMYDLYCMKRIDKIGEKLKGIINKNNVEADFKLNENNNLINNIVKKIKSEDINIIIEDEGSINNAKITEIELYRIISNIVNNAVKAMNGSGILIIKTYDIKDYIIIIIENNGPKIEEENICKIFEAGFTTKNNIEKNHGYGLSIVKELIEKCGGNINLTSNDVSTKFKIKLPLND